In a single window of the Raphanus sativus cultivar WK10039 chromosome 9, ASM80110v3, whole genome shotgun sequence genome:
- the LOC130499954 gene encoding phosphatidylinositol 4-kinase gamma 3-like, translated as MSFASVALCPALEEFVNFPRFGLNLDDPILIFLNIAESLNPMRVMESDSLASVKLTIQSIKGFFVKKQKLLYDGRELARDYVLANEKLLRLVIKLSDLQAMTLGGKAIELFLERSRSVGYVKQKLTELGSSALYDGLTLDGEELDDDQRLVTDLCKNGENVIHLLIKNPSKDFFVEPLAVNREIELTSLLKELISSTIEGLEKGNAPMKSSDGSGGAYFMQDQSGHKYVSVFKPIDEEPMAVNNPHGQPLSIDGEGLKKGTQVGEGAFREVAAYILDYPMTGPRTFSSDQPGFSGVPPTAMVKCLHKDFNHPNGYSFSHENAKIGSLQMFVSNVGTCEDMGYGVFPVEQVHKISVLDIRLANADRHGGNILVSRDGNDGQIVLTPIDHGYCFPNKFEDCTFEWLYWPQAKEPYSSETLEYIKTLDAEQDIELLRFHGWEIPSSCARVFRISTMLLKKGAAKGLTPFAIGSIMCRETLEKESVIERIICDAEAIVSPETTEEAFISTVSTIMDRYLDQYSLN; from the exons ATGTCATTTGCTAGTGTAGCTCTATGTCCAGCCTTGGAAGAATTTGTCAACTTCCCACGGTTTGGTTTGAACTTAGACGACCCAATCCTGATATTCCTTAACATCGCCGAATCTCTGAACCCGATGCGGGTCATGGAGTCAGATTCTCTTGCGTCCGTGAAGCTGACGATTCAGAGTATCAAGGGATTTTTTGTGAAGAAGCAGAAGCTGCTCTACGATGGTCGAGAGCTAGCTCGAGATTACGTTCTCGCGAACGAGAAGCTGTTGCGTTTGGTTATTAAGCTTTCTGATCTCCAAGCCATGACCCTTGGTGGTAAGGCGATTGAGCTCTTTCTTGAGAGGAGTAGAAGCGTTGGTTACGTGAAGCAGAAGTTAACCGAGCTCGGGAGTAGTGCATTGTATGATGGACTCACGTTGGATGGTGAAGAGCTAGATGATGACCAGAGGCTCGTCACTGATCTCTGTAAAAACGGAGAGAATGTGATTCACTTGCTGATTAAAAATCCATCTAAAGATTTCTTTGTGGAGCCTCTTGCTGTAAACCGTGAGATTGAACTGACTTCACTTCTCAAAGAGCTTATCAGCTCAACTATAGAGGGCTTAGAGAAAGGAAACGCCCCCATGAAATCATCTGATGGGTCGGGGGGAGCTTACTTCATGCAAGATCAATCCGGACACAAGTACGTATCCGTCTTCAAACCAATAGACGAGGAGCCAATGGCTGTGAACAATCCACACGGACAACCTCTTTCAATCGACGGGGAAGGACTTAAGAAAGGCACACAGGTCGGTGAAGGAGCTTTTAGAGAAGTAGCAGCGTACATATTGGACTATCCCATGACCGGACCACGAACTTTTTCTAGTGACCAACCCGGTTTCTCTGGAGTTCCACCAACAGCAATGGTCAAATGCTTGCATAAAGACTTCAACCATCCTAATGGTTATAGTTTCTCTCACGAGAACGCAAAGATTGGTTCGTTGCAGATGTTTGTGAGCAACGTTGGAACTTGTGAAGATATGGGATACGGAGTCTTCCCTGTTGAGCAGGTTCACAAAATATCGGTTCTAGACATTAGGCTTGCTAATGCAGATCGTCACGGTGGTAACATTTTGGTTAGCCGAGATGGAAATGATGGTCAGATCGTGCTTACACCAATCGACCATGGTTATTGCTTTCCAAACAAG TTTGAAGACTGCACATTTGAGTGGCTATACTGGCCTCAAGCAAAAGAGCCATACTCTTCAGAGACACTTGAATACATTAAAACCTTGGACGCTGAGCAAGATATTGAGCTTCTTAGATTCCACGGTTGGGAGATTCCGTCTTCATGCGCCCGTGTCTTCCGCATCTCGACAATGCTTCTCAAGAAAGGTGCTGCGAAGGGTCTCACACCTTTTGCCATCGGAAGCATAATGTGCAGAGAAACACTCGAGAAAGAATCTGTGATCGAACGAATCATCTGTGATGCTGAAGCCATCGTGTCCCCAGAGACGACAGAAGAGGCGTTTATCAGCACAGTCTCTACTATTATGGATCGCTACCTCGACCAGTACTCTCTGAACTGA